In a genomic window of Occallatibacter riparius:
- a CDS encoding M1 family metallopeptidase produces MPIRAQQAPNRNPVYQTLRSMLPVDDIISVNNLELRRDAATLSFTRGDFAFYPEVNGKVTGAVFRGAGHLHIAPPTAEERHNLLIMTKAEAFDEDFDQVVLRFTDDTAAELRKASAGKAPPEPVFGRQANDLRTFQRMKLFENFDLRLLEDVLSPSQHGYFLAAIHGKKNAHLILTIDAHGSRRVAPEEVCLLSWSDESFTYLTAFPSQSSAKASSEGKDPDNGTYRITHEDLDVTIEKNGFLTGLATLQITATQDGLAVARLALFPTLRVSKVEDEKGNPLDFVQEKKDEDSDFGVILAKPLKQGDTATVRIAYGGKDVVRNEGDANYYPIARDSWYPNAARGLGDYATYTMKFHVPKGLQLIATGTKTDESTDGKLTTSSWKTDVPLPVVGFNLGRFKMQEAKVAEKMGDNLVIDAYANTSVPEGYKPVDTSLQGTREDESSMLQTLDTTRMLGVQLSQGQAAADIYSRYFGPLPFARVALTQQFACNYGQSWPMLVYLPICGFFDSTQQHFMGLRPEDMYWKVVTPHEVAHQWWGQTVGFRSYRDQWMSEGFADTSAALFLQATRPKPDQFREFWREQRKLITEKNQFGFRPIDVGPVTMGFRLAAEKTGWSVYQNLVYPKGAYILHMVRMMMWSTQEGDARFIAMMTDFAKTYRLKAATTEDFKAAVEKYMTKDMDLDGNHRMDWFFNEYVYGTDLPAYHFEGDVSPNGDALALHFKLSQSGVPAGFKASVPMYLELADGRVIKVGFLGMRGVETKEQTVQVRKLPVGVKKVWVNYYYDVLSTEN; encoded by the coding sequence TTGCCGATCCGCGCCCAGCAGGCGCCGAACCGCAACCCTGTCTATCAAACGCTGCGCAGCATGCTGCCCGTGGACGACATCATCAGCGTCAACAATCTCGAACTGCGCCGCGACGCCGCCACCCTCAGCTTCACCCGCGGAGACTTCGCCTTCTACCCCGAAGTGAACGGCAAGGTCACAGGCGCGGTCTTCCGCGGAGCGGGTCACCTGCATATCGCACCTCCCACGGCGGAAGAACGTCACAACCTGCTCATCATGACCAAGGCCGAAGCGTTCGACGAAGACTTCGACCAGGTGGTGCTGCGATTCACCGACGACACCGCCGCCGAACTGCGCAAAGCATCGGCCGGCAAAGCGCCACCGGAACCGGTCTTCGGACGCCAGGCAAACGACCTGCGCACTTTCCAACGCATGAAGCTGTTCGAAAACTTCGACCTGCGCCTGCTCGAGGATGTGCTGAGCCCGTCGCAGCACGGCTACTTCCTCGCCGCCATTCACGGCAAGAAGAACGCGCACCTGATCCTCACCATCGATGCGCACGGCTCACGCCGCGTGGCTCCGGAAGAAGTGTGCCTGCTGAGCTGGAGCGACGAGTCATTCACCTACCTAACTGCCTTTCCATCCCAGTCCAGCGCGAAGGCAAGCTCAGAAGGCAAAGACCCCGATAACGGCACATACCGGATCACTCATGAAGACCTCGATGTCACCATCGAAAAGAACGGCTTCCTCACTGGCCTTGCCACCCTGCAGATCACTGCAACACAGGATGGTTTAGCCGTGGCGCGCCTGGCTCTCTTCCCCACTCTGCGCGTCAGCAAAGTGGAGGATGAAAAGGGCAATCCCCTCGATTTCGTTCAAGAGAAGAAGGACGAAGACTCAGACTTCGGCGTGATCCTGGCCAAGCCGCTGAAGCAAGGCGACACCGCAACCGTACGCATCGCCTATGGTGGCAAGGACGTGGTGCGCAATGAGGGCGACGCGAACTACTATCCCATCGCGCGCGATTCATGGTATCCCAACGCCGCCCGCGGGCTCGGCGACTATGCCACCTACACGATGAAGTTCCACGTGCCGAAAGGGCTGCAGTTGATCGCCACAGGCACCAAAACAGACGAGAGCACCGACGGCAAGCTGACCACATCCTCGTGGAAGACCGATGTACCTCTTCCCGTGGTCGGCTTTAACCTCGGCCGTTTCAAGATGCAAGAAGCCAAAGTCGCCGAAAAGATGGGCGACAACCTTGTCATCGATGCCTACGCCAACACATCGGTACCTGAAGGCTACAAGCCCGTGGATACCAGCCTGCAGGGAACCCGCGAGGACGAAAGCAGCATGCTCCAGACGCTCGACACCACCAGGATGCTTGGCGTCCAGTTGAGCCAGGGGCAGGCGGCCGCGGATATCTACTCTCGCTACTTCGGCCCGTTGCCCTTCGCGCGCGTGGCGCTGACGCAGCAATTCGCCTGCAACTACGGCCAGAGCTGGCCCATGCTGGTCTATCTACCCATCTGCGGATTCTTCGACTCGACCCAGCAGCACTTCATGGGGCTTCGACCCGAAGACATGTACTGGAAGGTCGTGACTCCGCACGAAGTCGCGCACCAGTGGTGGGGCCAGACCGTCGGCTTCCGAAGCTACCGCGACCAGTGGATGAGCGAGGGCTTCGCGGACACCTCGGCAGCGCTGTTCCTACAAGCGACGCGCCCCAAGCCCGACCAGTTCCGAGAGTTCTGGCGCGAGCAGCGCAAGCTGATCACGGAAAAGAACCAGTTCGGATTCCGGCCCATCGACGTCGGCCCTGTGACCATGGGCTTCCGCCTTGCTGCCGAGAAGACCGGCTGGAGCGTCTATCAAAACCTGGTCTACCCCAAGGGCGCCTACATTCTTCACATGGTCCGCATGATGATGTGGAGCACCCAGGAAGGCGATGCCCGCTTCATCGCCATGATGACCGATTTCGCCAAAACCTACCGTCTCAAGGCAGCCACCACTGAGGACTTCAAGGCGGCCGTCGAGAAGTACATGACCAAAGACATGGATCTCGATGGCAACCACCGCATGGACTGGTTCTTCAACGAGTATGTCTACGGCACCGATTTGCCCGCCTATCACTTCGAAGGCGATGTCTCTCCCAACGGCGATGCTCTCGCTCTGCATTTCAAGTTGTCCCAGTCCGGGGTGCCGGCGGGATTCAAAGCCTCAGTCCCCATGTATCTCGAACTGGCCGACGGAAGGGTCATCAAGGTGGGCTTTCTTGGCATGAGGGGTGTAGAGACAAAGGAGCAGACCGTGCAAGTGCGCAAGCTGCCCGTCGGTGTCAAGAAGGTTTGGGTCAACTACTACTACGATGTGCTGTCTACGGAGAACTGA
- a CDS encoding SOS response-associated peptidase, giving the protein MCGRYRRRSDKQRIAETFHVGMDLGELSLEPEDDIAPGSVQPVVLVDDMGEREIALMRWGFKLPDRHLFNARSEGIERASFWKDSFQERRCIVPADSFFEWSDTGQKKKAKYEIAIPGREPFGMAGLWKPWKNPKTDQWERTFAVITGEPNQLMQPVHDRMTTILDPRDYEEYLAASDRPPLHLLRILSPEQMRLKRVDEAEPTEAQMSLFGPEGS; this is encoded by the coding sequence ATGTGTGGCCGCTACCGCAGACGCTCTGATAAGCAGCGCATCGCTGAGACCTTTCACGTGGGAATGGATCTGGGGGAACTCTCCTTGGAGCCGGAGGATGACATCGCTCCCGGGTCAGTCCAGCCCGTCGTGCTTGTGGACGACATGGGCGAACGTGAGATTGCTCTCATGCGCTGGGGATTCAAGCTGCCGGATCGTCATCTCTTCAACGCGCGCTCCGAAGGCATTGAGCGTGCATCGTTCTGGAAAGACTCCTTTCAGGAGCGGCGCTGCATCGTTCCAGCGGACTCATTCTTCGAGTGGTCGGATACGGGGCAGAAGAAGAAGGCCAAGTATGAAATAGCGATTCCCGGCCGCGAGCCATTCGGAATGGCCGGGCTCTGGAAGCCGTGGAAGAACCCCAAGACCGACCAGTGGGAACGGACGTTCGCCGTCATCACAGGCGAGCCGAACCAACTCATGCAGCCTGTTCACGATCGCATGACCACCATCCTCGATCCTCGCGACTACGAAGAATATCTGGCTGCCTCAGACCGCCCGCCGCTCCACCTGCTGCGCATCCTTTCACCGGAGCAGATGCGCCTGAAGCGCGTGGACGAAGCCGAGCCGACCGAGGCGCAGATGAGCCTCTTCGGTCCGGAGGGAAGTTGA
- a CDS encoding bifunctional 2-methylcitrate dehydratase/aconitate hydratase: MSSQISNERPAADQVLVDIADYALNYRIDSDLAYKTARACLIDTLGCGLEALEYPACTKLLGPIVPGRVVPNGARVPGTPYELDPVQAAFNIGAIIRWLDFNDTWLAAEWGHPSDNLGGILAVADWLSRNGTPLTMRDVLTAMIKAHEIQGCIALENSFNKVGLDHVVLVKVASTAVVCQLLGLTRDQTINAISLAWVDGQSLRTYRHAPNTGSRKSWAAGDATSRAVRLALMAKAGEMGYPSVLTAKTWGFYDVSFRGNAFKFQRPYGSYVMENVLFKISFPAEFHAQTAVECAMKLHQELAARGLDSSAIKAITVRTHEACIRIIDKKGPLANPADRDHCVQYMIAVPLIFGRLTAADYEDNVAKDPTWGPRIDTIRDRITCVEDPQFTRDYHDPEKRSIANSLRMELNDGTVLEETVEYPIGHRRRREEGLPLLVEKFKTNLCRRFPGAQQQRILDASLDPAKLDAMPVNEYVDLYVTQA; encoded by the coding sequence GTGTCCTCCCAAATTTCGAACGAACGCCCCGCTGCCGACCAGGTCCTCGTCGACATCGCCGATTACGCCCTCAACTACAGAATCGATAGCGACCTCGCCTACAAGACTGCCCGCGCATGCTTGATCGATACGCTCGGCTGCGGACTTGAGGCGCTGGAGTACCCCGCCTGCACCAAGCTCCTCGGGCCCATCGTTCCCGGAAGAGTTGTACCCAATGGCGCGCGTGTTCCTGGCACTCCGTACGAGCTCGATCCAGTGCAAGCCGCGTTCAACATCGGCGCCATTATTCGGTGGCTCGACTTCAACGACACCTGGCTTGCGGCCGAGTGGGGACACCCCTCCGACAATCTTGGCGGCATCCTCGCCGTCGCCGACTGGCTCTCGCGGAACGGCACACCGCTCACCATGCGCGACGTGCTCACAGCGATGATCAAAGCCCACGAGATTCAGGGATGCATCGCCCTTGAGAACTCCTTCAACAAGGTTGGCCTCGATCACGTTGTGCTCGTCAAGGTCGCCTCCACGGCGGTGGTCTGCCAGCTTCTCGGACTAACCCGCGACCAGACCATCAATGCAATCTCGCTTGCCTGGGTCGATGGCCAGAGCCTGCGCACTTATCGCCACGCGCCGAACACCGGCTCGCGCAAGAGCTGGGCCGCCGGCGACGCCACCAGTCGCGCCGTGCGCCTCGCCCTCATGGCGAAGGCCGGCGAGATGGGCTACCCGTCCGTGCTCACCGCGAAGACCTGGGGCTTCTACGACGTTTCATTCCGCGGCAATGCGTTCAAGTTCCAGCGCCCCTACGGCTCTTACGTGATGGAAAACGTGCTCTTCAAGATCAGCTTCCCGGCCGAGTTCCACGCGCAAACCGCTGTTGAATGCGCGATGAAGCTGCATCAGGAGCTCGCCGCACGCGGACTGGACTCTTCGGCGATCAAGGCCATCACGGTGCGCACGCACGAAGCCTGCATCCGCATCATCGACAAGAAAGGCCCGCTTGCCAACCCCGCCGATCGCGACCACTGCGTGCAGTACATGATCGCTGTGCCGCTGATCTTCGGGCGTCTCACCGCCGCCGACTACGAAGACAACGTGGCCAAGGACCCCACATGGGGTCCGCGCATTGACACGATCCGCGACCGCATCACCTGCGTGGAAGATCCGCAGTTCACTCGCGACTATCACGATCCGGAAAAGCGCTCCATCGCCAACTCGCTCCGTATGGAATTGAACGACGGCACGGTGCTCGAAGAAACCGTCGAGTACCCGATCGGCCACCGCCGCCGCCGCGAAGAAGGCCTGCCCCTACTCGTCGAGAAATTCAAGACGAACCTTTGCCGGCGCTTCCCTGGGGCGCAGCAGCAGCGCATCCTCGACGCTTCCCTCGATCCCGCGAAGCTCGACGCCATGCCGGTGAACGAGTACGTCGACCTGTACGTTACCCAAGCCTGA
- a CDS encoding Hsp70 family protein: MRPTGHPPLFGIDFGTTNSAVALLEPGGEVRLARFSLRGQETPACRSVLYFEQHKSSTGMRRVHGYSGLDAIERYLDAEEKGRLIQSLKSHLPSRSLTGTEVFGRRHRIEELVARILTDLRKHAEAQFGHPIRRATVGRPVRFVGAESEEDDDFAVARLREAFTHAGFEEVEFELEPVGAAYAYEATLDRDELILIGDFGGGTSDFSLLRVGPGVRRRGRRPDDLLGNSGVGLAGDAFDARIIRKLVSPALGSNSEARSLNKILPAVPAWIYANLERWHYLSFLRTNNVRETLKSALARALEPEKIEALIAVIDGDLGYQLHQAVQQVKFELSQSERAEFRFRDGGIHGGAIDLRIPVTRAEFETWIADDLAAIEHSVDALLRSAGVSAGDVDRVFLTGGSSFVPAVRRIFITRFGQEKLRGGNEFTSVAQGLALRAAANVR, from the coding sequence ATGCGACCGACCGGTCATCCTCCCCTCTTCGGCATCGACTTCGGCACCACCAACAGCGCAGTGGCTCTGCTGGAGCCCGGCGGGGAAGTACGGCTGGCGCGCTTCTCGCTGCGCGGGCAGGAGACGCCTGCCTGCCGCTCCGTGCTGTACTTCGAGCAGCACAAGTCCTCGACCGGGATGCGGCGGGTGCACGGCTACTCGGGACTTGATGCCATTGAGCGCTACCTCGATGCGGAGGAGAAGGGGCGGCTGATTCAGTCGCTCAAGTCTCATTTGCCCAGCCGCTCGCTGACGGGCACCGAGGTTTTCGGGCGCCGCCATCGGATAGAAGAGCTGGTTGCGCGTATCCTCACCGATCTGCGCAAACATGCGGAAGCGCAGTTCGGCCATCCGATTCGCAGGGCCACGGTTGGGCGGCCGGTGCGGTTTGTCGGCGCAGAGTCAGAGGAGGACGACGATTTCGCGGTCGCTCGGCTGCGCGAGGCGTTCACCCATGCGGGATTCGAAGAAGTGGAGTTCGAGCTCGAACCTGTGGGCGCTGCTTACGCCTACGAAGCGACGCTGGACCGTGACGAACTGATCCTGATCGGCGATTTCGGCGGCGGCACCAGTGACTTTTCCCTGCTGCGGGTGGGACCCGGTGTCAGGCGCCGCGGCCGTCGGCCCGACGATCTATTGGGCAACAGCGGCGTGGGACTGGCAGGAGACGCCTTCGACGCACGCATCATCCGCAAGCTCGTCTCGCCTGCGCTCGGGTCCAACTCCGAGGCGCGTTCGCTGAACAAGATTCTGCCGGCTGTTCCGGCATGGATTTACGCCAACCTGGAACGCTGGCACTACCTCTCGTTTCTACGCACCAACAACGTACGAGAGACCCTGAAGAGTGCTCTGGCTCGCGCGCTGGAGCCGGAGAAGATCGAAGCGCTCATCGCCGTCATAGATGGGGATCTCGGCTATCAGCTTCACCAGGCCGTCCAGCAGGTGAAATTCGAGCTGTCGCAAAGCGAGCGCGCCGAGTTCCGCTTTCGCGATGGCGGCATTCATGGCGGAGCAATTGATCTTCGAATTCCCGTTACCCGGGCCGAGTTCGAAACCTGGATCGCTGATGATCTCGCCGCGATTGAACATAGTGTGGACGCTCTGCTGCGCAGTGCCGGCGTGTCGGCGGGCGATGTTGACCGCGTCTTCCTGACCGGGGGAAGTTCGTTCGTACCCGCTGTCCGCCGGATTTTCATTACGCGTTTTGGCCAGGAGAAGCTCCGCGGAGGGAACGAATTCACCTCCGTGGCGCAGGGGCTGGCGCTGCGCGCGGCCGCGAACGTTCGCTGA
- a CDS encoding ferredoxin--NADP reductase: MERKLYTARLDRKVCISESAQCFHFEFVIDELESFPFTAGQFVSTVATDPNGKQQTRAYSIASAARGKSFDLCVNRVEGGFFSNHLADLTDLPPGGTVKIHGPHGHFILRTPITDSILIATGTGIAPMRGFVQWLFPEDGPDRSEGRDIWLVYGTRHETELYYQEEFEALAAKHPNFHYLATLSRAGDSWTGLRGYVQDHVARIVEERAARLGQTLPVAPIDPATPASELNFDIYAYICGLNNMVSGVREKLAGYGWHRKQIIFERYD, from the coding sequence TTGGAAAGAAAGCTGTATACTGCCCGTCTCGATCGTAAAGTCTGTATCTCTGAAAGCGCCCAGTGCTTCCACTTCGAATTCGTCATCGACGAACTCGAGAGCTTCCCATTCACCGCGGGCCAGTTCGTCTCGACGGTGGCTACCGACCCGAATGGCAAGCAGCAGACGCGCGCCTACTCCATTGCCTCTGCGGCACGCGGGAAGAGCTTTGACCTCTGTGTGAACCGGGTGGAGGGCGGGTTCTTCTCCAATCACCTGGCCGACCTCACCGATCTGCCGCCGGGCGGCACGGTCAAGATCCACGGCCCTCACGGCCACTTTATTCTGCGCACGCCGATTACGGACTCGATCCTGATCGCCACCGGGACAGGCATCGCGCCCATGCGCGGATTCGTGCAGTGGCTGTTCCCAGAAGACGGCCCGGACCGCAGCGAGGGCAGGGATATCTGGCTGGTATACGGCACACGGCACGAGACCGAGCTCTACTACCAGGAAGAGTTCGAGGCGCTGGCTGCGAAGCATCCGAACTTCCACTACCTTGCTACGCTCAGCCGAGCGGGTGACAGTTGGACCGGTCTCCGCGGCTACGTACAGGACCACGTTGCGCGGATCGTCGAGGAGCGGGCGGCGCGCCTGGGGCAGACGCTGCCCGTGGCGCCCATCGATCCGGCCACGCCGGCCAGTGAGCTGAACTTCGACATCTACGCCTACATCTGCGGGCTCAACAACATGGTCAGCGGGGTTCGCGAGAAGCTGGCCGGGTACGGCTGGCATCGCAAGCAGATCATCTTCGAGCGCTACGACTGA
- a CDS encoding cupin domain-containing protein, whose protein sequence is MPNLYEVIDLASESSGVNVYENHAVARINDHEVRISIMFEDYHWHCHPDSDECFLSVEGGLLIDFDEGTVELHPGQLITVPRGVRHRTRPSGERSVNLTFELAGARTESLSSPTV, encoded by the coding sequence ATGCCGAACCTGTATGAAGTGATCGACCTTGCTTCCGAATCATCGGGCGTGAACGTCTACGAGAACCATGCCGTAGCACGGATCAACGACCACGAGGTGCGGATAAGCATCATGTTCGAGGACTACCACTGGCACTGCCATCCGGACTCCGATGAGTGCTTTCTGTCGGTAGAAGGAGGGCTGCTGATCGACTTCGATGAAGGCACGGTGGAACTCCATCCCGGGCAGCTCATCACCGTTCCGCGCGGAGTGCGTCATCGCACCAGGCCGAGCGGGGAACGATCTGTGAATCTCACATTTGAGCTGGCGGGAGCCCGAACCGAGAGTCTCTCATCACCAACCGTCTAG
- a CDS encoding LytR/AlgR family response regulator transcription factor, whose amino-acid sequence MSLSALIIDDEQLARDELKYLLDSVGGVDVLAEGSNGIEAVNLIDEHHPDLVFLDVQMPGLDGFAVIKRIKEQSEARARSQPGVEQDPLPHIVFATAYDQYAVRAFDVNAVDYLLKPFDRDRVEQAVERVKGRIAGGPATPAPAAQIDTLLRLLNRPQAAPQPAKLIVQAQSRLMLVDQAEICYAAIDEGVIRVVTQNFEGQSKCRTLEELLDLLDPALFWRAHRGFVVNINHIREVVPWFKSSYQLRMNDKKQTEIPVSRSQTRRLRELFNL is encoded by the coding sequence ATGTCTCTCTCCGCGCTCATCATCGATGACGAACAGCTGGCCCGCGACGAGCTGAAATATCTGCTCGATTCCGTCGGCGGCGTTGACGTTCTCGCCGAGGGTAGCAACGGCATCGAGGCCGTCAACCTCATCGATGAGCACCATCCCGACCTCGTCTTTCTCGATGTGCAAATGCCCGGCCTGGACGGATTCGCCGTCATTAAGCGGATCAAGGAGCAGAGCGAGGCCAGGGCCCGCAGCCAGCCGGGCGTTGAGCAAGATCCCCTGCCGCACATCGTGTTCGCCACCGCCTATGACCAGTACGCAGTCAGAGCATTCGACGTGAATGCGGTTGACTACCTGCTGAAGCCGTTCGATCGCGACCGTGTCGAGCAGGCGGTTGAGCGCGTCAAAGGACGCATCGCGGGCGGCCCTGCCACTCCGGCTCCGGCGGCTCAAATCGACACTCTGCTCCGGCTGCTCAACCGGCCGCAGGCCGCGCCGCAGCCCGCCAAGCTGATTGTCCAGGCTCAGAGCCGCCTCATGCTGGTGGACCAGGCCGAGATCTGCTATGCGGCCATCGATGAAGGCGTCATCCGCGTTGTCACCCAGAACTTCGAAGGGCAGTCCAAGTGCCGCACGCTCGAGGAGCTGCTCGACCTGCTTGATCCTGCCCTCTTCTGGCGGGCGCACCGCGGGTTTGTGGTCAACATCAATCACATCCGCGAAGTCGTGCCGTGGTTCAAGTCGAGCTACCAGCTGCGCATGAACGACAAGAAGCAGACGGAGATCCCGGTAAGCCGGTCACAGACGCGGCGGCTACGCGAGCTGTTCAATCTCTAG
- a CDS encoding ABC transporter ATP-binding protein yields the protein MTEAITADRLTIRFGSFTAVNDVSFAVRKGEIFGFLGPNGSGKTTIIKALCGLLKPSSGGGTILGMDVVKDAPEIKRRVGYMSQKFGLYEDLTVGENIAFYAGVYGISGTAAEQRKKEVLDLTGIEKYLDRRAGQLSGGWKQRLALACAIIHSPEVVFLDEPTAGIDPVARRALWDLLFRLSGEGVTFFVTTHYMDEAERCGRVGYIYLSKLVALGTVHELQKLPEANPDGTTRVQIATDNASALLGRLRQMRGVREATIFGQFIHALVEVDKLEELRGRLTEAQIEPIVPSLEDVFVTLTYKIQETSQ from the coding sequence ATGACTGAAGCCATCACAGCAGATCGGCTGACGATTCGCTTCGGCTCCTTCACCGCTGTGAACGACGTGAGCTTTGCCGTGCGGAAGGGCGAGATCTTCGGCTTCCTCGGGCCCAATGGCTCCGGCAAAACCACCATCATCAAGGCGCTCTGCGGTTTGCTCAAGCCGTCTTCGGGAGGCGGCACCATCCTGGGCATGGATGTGGTGAAGGACGCGCCGGAGATCAAGCGCCGTGTTGGATACATGAGCCAGAAGTTCGGGCTTTATGAAGATCTCACGGTGGGCGAGAACATCGCGTTCTACGCCGGCGTTTACGGCATCAGCGGCACGGCGGCTGAGCAGAGGAAGAAAGAAGTCCTCGACCTGACGGGGATTGAGAAGTATCTCGATCGCCGCGCGGGCCAGCTTTCCGGCGGATGGAAACAGCGATTGGCGCTGGCCTGCGCCATCATCCATTCGCCTGAAGTTGTTTTTCTCGACGAGCCCACCGCCGGAATCGACCCCGTTGCGCGCCGTGCGTTGTGGGATTTGCTCTTTCGCCTCTCCGGCGAGGGCGTCACGTTCTTCGTCACCACGCATTACATGGATGAGGCTGAGCGCTGCGGCCGAGTCGGATACATCTATCTGTCGAAGCTTGTGGCGTTGGGCACTGTACACGAGTTGCAGAAGCTTCCTGAGGCGAATCCGGATGGCACTACGCGCGTGCAGATTGCGACGGATAACGCCTCGGCTCTGCTGGGCAGGTTGCGACAGATGCGCGGTGTACGCGAGGCTACTATTTTCGGCCAGTTCATTCACGCGCTTGTCGAGGTGGACAAGCTGGAGGAATTGCGCGGAAGACTGACGGAGGCGCAGATTGAGCCGATCGTTCCTTCGCTTGAAGACGTCTTTGTCACGCTGACATACAAGATCCAGGAGACGTCGCAATGA
- a CDS encoding zinc ribbon domain-containing protein produces the protein MRDLAQIGGDDDARMIPWWSIVIAVAAFVGVEYYFWLVLPGQRHHPAPPLGFLLYLNISWGVLAALYFLMIGYVSKDAPRRSMSARFWMLICFVMPGGIGAVLYFLLRQPLVGRCPACSTLVQGDFHFCPQCNYQLTASCGNCFRTVRGTDQFCTRCGHELAADHMPARLHVMRD, from the coding sequence ATGCGTGATTTAGCACAAATTGGCGGTGATGACGACGCGCGGATGATTCCGTGGTGGTCGATTGTGATCGCAGTGGCGGCGTTCGTCGGCGTCGAATATTACTTCTGGCTGGTTCTGCCCGGTCAGAGACACCATCCCGCCCCGCCTCTGGGCTTCCTGCTTTACCTGAACATCTCCTGGGGCGTGCTCGCAGCGCTCTATTTCCTGATGATCGGTTACGTTAGCAAGGACGCGCCGCGGCGCTCCATGAGCGCCCGTTTCTGGATGCTCATCTGCTTCGTAATGCCGGGCGGCATCGGCGCCGTGCTTTACTTCCTGCTGCGCCAGCCACTGGTGGGCCGCTGCCCAGCGTGCAGCACCCTCGTCCAGGGCGACTTCCACTTCTGCCCGCAGTGCAATTACCAGCTCACCGCGAGCTGCGGTAATTGCTTCCGCACCGTCCGCGGAACCGACCAGTTCTGCACCCGGTGCGGTCACGAGCTCGCCGCCGACCATATGCCCGCCCGACTACACGTCATGCGTGACTGA
- a CDS encoding HlyD family secretion protein: protein MRRRIVVIVAAAVVLIAAVWVVLAIRARHAALEYSGTIETREIQIGSKVGGRVVGVSVEEGETARGGTVLVRFECDQLKAQRAEAAAAIAEAQADLERMVRGNRPEEIAQAKAAAEQASAALDAARNGPRKQEIDQAQAEYAAAKADTANAEAFYKRMEQLMATDTISRQQFDDARDRRDAAAQKAESARQQLQLLQAGTRPEDLRAAEQRFHQADAARVLAVKGSRREDVDAARGRFAQAQARAAELDAQLNECELKTPADAVVETVSIRPGDLVPPGRIVLSLLEPSQLWVKIYVPETDLARVRLGQQAQVRVDSFGGRAFTGHVGQIASQAEFLPRNVQTHEDREHQVFGVKVYVDNAQAVLKSGMAATVRLQ, encoded by the coding sequence ATGAGACGGCGGATTGTCGTGATCGTGGCGGCAGCAGTAGTCCTGATAGCTGCAGTATGGGTGGTGCTTGCGATCCGCGCGCGCCACGCTGCATTGGAATACTCCGGCACAATCGAGACCCGCGAGATCCAGATCGGTTCCAAGGTTGGCGGCCGCGTCGTGGGGGTCTCTGTCGAAGAGGGCGAGACCGCCCGGGGCGGAACCGTTCTGGTTCGATTCGAATGCGACCAGCTCAAGGCGCAGCGTGCGGAGGCGGCGGCAGCGATTGCGGAAGCACAGGCCGACCTGGAGCGCATGGTGCGTGGCAATCGACCTGAAGAGATTGCGCAGGCCAAGGCTGCGGCCGAGCAGGCGAGCGCGGCACTGGATGCCGCGCGCAACGGTCCGCGCAAGCAGGAGATTGACCAGGCACAGGCTGAGTATGCCGCTGCCAAGGCCGATACAGCGAACGCGGAGGCCTTCTACAAGCGGATGGAGCAACTGATGGCGACCGACACCATTTCACGGCAGCAGTTCGATGACGCACGCGACCGCCGCGATGCGGCTGCGCAAAAGGCCGAGTCGGCGCGGCAGCAACTGCAACTCCTGCAGGCGGGCACTCGTCCTGAAGATCTTCGGGCCGCCGAGCAAAGGTTTCACCAAGCTGACGCCGCGCGCGTCCTTGCAGTGAAAGGGTCGCGGCGTGAGGACGTCGACGCAGCGCGCGGGCGTTTCGCGCAGGCGCAGGCCCGCGCCGCTGAGTTGGATGCGCAACTGAACGAGTGCGAACTGAAGACGCCTGCCGATGCGGTGGTCGAGACCGTCAGTATCCGGCCTGGGGATCTCGTTCCGCCCGGACGGATCGTGCTCTCGCTCCTTGAGCCCTCGCAGCTTTGGGTGAAGATCTACGTGCCCGAAACCGATCTGGCGCGCGTGCGACTGGGACAGCAGGCGCAGGTGCGAGTTGATTCGTTTGGCGGAAGGGCCTTCACGGGCCACGTCGGCCAAATCGCGTCACAGGCGGAGTTTCTGCCTCGTAACGTGCAGACGCACGAAGATCGCGAGCACCAGGTCTTCGGCGTCAAGGTCTATGTCGACAATGCACAGGCTGTGCTGAAGTCGGGCATGGCCGCTACGGTGCGACTGCAATGA